In Musa acuminata AAA Group cultivar baxijiao chromosome BXJ2-8, Cavendish_Baxijiao_AAA, whole genome shotgun sequence, one genomic interval encodes:
- the LOC135619930 gene encoding CRAL-TRIO domain-containing protein C23B6.04c-like has product MFGRKHNSHDDQDHAALPHQEKVEELRAAIGPLSGRSFMFCTDACLRRYLEAWNWNVDKSKKMLEETLEWRATYKPEEIRWPEVATEGETGKVYRADFHDREGRSVLVLRPGRQNTCSHDSQLRHLVYLLENAIINLPQGQEQMVWLIDFTGWSLRNSVPIKTARETANVLQSHYPERLAAAFLYNPPRIFESFWKIVKYFLDPKTFEKVKFVYPKKEESMGVLRKSFDFQMLPEDFGGESNVHYDHEEFARLMAKDDAKSAAIWGEDQLPEHLRSHIW; this is encoded by the exons ATGTTCGGAAGGAAGCATAACTCTCATGATGACCAGGATCATGCTGCTCTACCACACCAAGAGAAG GTGGAAGAGCTGAGAGCTGCTATCGGACCCTTATCCGGACGTAGCTTCATGTTCTGCACCGATGCATGTCTGAGGAGATACTTGGAAGCTTGGAACTGGAACGTTGACAAGTCGAAGAAAATGTTAGAGGAGACACTCGAGTGGCGAGCGACTTACAAGCCAGAGGAAATTCGTTGG CCTGAGGTTGCTACCGAAGGTGAAACCGGCAAGGTCTACAGAGCGGATTTTCATGATCGCGAGGGAAGAAGTGTTCTTGTGCTGAGACCAGGGAGACAG AACACATGCTCGCACGACAGCCAACTCAGGCATCTGGTGTATCTCCTGGAGAATGCCATCATCAATCTGCCCCAAGGACAAGAGCAGATGGTTTGGCTGATAGACTTCACAGGATGGTCATTGAGGAACTCGGTGCCGATTAAGACTGCTCGAGAGACGGCAAACGTTTTGCAGTCTCACTATCCCGAGAGGCTTGCGGCTGCATTCCTATATAATCCCCCAAGAATTTTTGAATCATTTTGGAAG ATAGTTAAGTATTTCCTGGACCCGAAGACCTTCGAGAAGGTGAAATTTGTGTACCCGAAGAAGGAAGAGAGCATGGGAGTGCTGCGCAAAAGCTTCGATTTCCAGATGCTGCCCGAGGATTTTGGAGGAGAGAGCAATGTGCATTATGATCACGAGGAGTTCGCGAGACTGATGGCAAAGGATGATGCCAAGTCAGCGGCGATTTGGGGAGAGGATCAGCTGCCGGAGCATCTGAGGTCGCACAtttg GTAA